TTTCTGTTCTAATTTTGTCTGTAAGAGTATGCAAGTACATTACATAGATTAACTTGTCTCTGCACTTTTCATATGTTTCAGTGattggaaaatacatttttttttaacaaagctCTTTTCTAGAccagtgttttatttaattcttttattgcTCTTCTGTCTCTTTATATGGTCTTTGCAGAAACAGATGGCTGCTACAGCTTTGTCAATGTAAAATCATGGCAATTTATAGAAAGTTCACATCAATCACTGACAGTGCTAAGGATAAGTTATATGGAAACTAATTCATATACTTGAAGTTAGTTCTTTACATTCATGAAGGAAAAACTGCACCAGCAATGAACACAGTTGAGTCTCCTCCAGACAACATCTCATTATTGCCCAGAAATACTGGGTGTCcttagagagagagagagattggACAGGGATAGAGGTGGTCAtattctctctccctctctctcacaATTGAGAATCTGGCATTATGTGATGTTATGTCTGAGAACATTTAGTTTACTGTAAATGATACAGGCCCAGCAAACTTCATTCAAGGTTGTACTGCATTAGGTTTTTGTAATGCACGTTGAACTGGTGCTACAAATTCTTTCAGACTCCAAGTaatattattttgtaaaaaatacatAGTTTAAAGCAGCCCCAGTAGGAGTTCTGCTATTTAAAATATGGTCAAGTCTCCATGCAGGCCTAgagattaaaatttttatacTCACTCCCCCAAGTTatacaacaaaaccaaaatctgaCATTTATCAGACTTGGAAGAAATACAGTGGTGGCTTAGATTGCCATAGCTCATCAATTCATGTAATTAAAAGTGGAAATAAGTAGTGATTAAAGGAACTACTCGGTAAGAAAGAATCCCACCCCTGATCTTGTAAACAGTAACCTGTCTGTTCAGCAGGTCTGTCTCTTACTGTAACACAAGCAAGAAGTCAGAAAACGTGGTATCTGCCCTTTTTTAAGTCTTCCATTTCCAATTTCCAGATGCCGATGGGCATCTTGTATATCTGCCACTGCTGGTGCTGTCGTAAGTGATGGTCAGATGATAAGCAGATTGTAGAGAGGAGTAGAGATCCCCCTAGAACTAGAAAAAATCCACCAACCCAATCACTGAACAGTGCATCCCCTATTGCCCATCTGGGCAGAATCTCTGTGATGTCATCATTCCAAATCTCCTGGATTATAGTGTAAGCAAGGGACAGAGTCTCCAGCTATCATCTGGAGTATTCCTCCAAGTAGTAACagcttttttttatcttctgctcTGTATTCTCCATCTTTAGGCAGTCCAAACCAGGACCGGAGATCACAGGGCTCAGAAGTCATAGTCCATTTGATGTAGCTACTAAAGTAATGGAAATCTTGAATTctaggaaagaataaaaatctttaGACTGTGTTCCTACATCCTTTGCCAGAGTCCCATGCTCCAAAGCTCTGGTGCATTTATGTCTAAGTTGAGATTTTTCCAGCCTGGTAAGTAGTTACAGGTAGCAGTTAAAATCCATCCTAACACAGACAACAGAAATCCAGCTAACAGTAGCCTATGTCCGTTTGCCAAGTTCGTTTTTTGCAGTCATAGAAGCACCAAACAATTCGCTTTTGCAGGCACTGTTCTGCTCAGTTCTTTGTCATGCTCTGTCATACATAAGCACAAGTTAAAACAATGCTCTATGAAGCATGAAATacttctcccctccctcctgctttgTGTTGCCTGGTTCCATGTGCAGTGTTTGGGGGACTGGGAGGTGGCATGGTAAACCAGTAGCAGAAGGGTGTGGCCACAGCTGGGCTCACTTTTCATtagtttttggtttgtttttttcaagaaaagcatATACTTGTTTTTCCATCAATCAGCTAAAGCATTACAGCAGTTTTGCTAATTTTGGCGTCTCCCAGtttgtttttaagttttaataCCACACTGATGCACTTCCACTTAGACCAAATAACACTCTCTGCTTTGTGGCCAGTTAAATGCCATGTTTAAAGTCAAATATACAGCAATATCTTCCAAACATGAGTGAATGGAACTTAAGGGATCTTGGATAGGATGCATAATGACTCAAGACCAGTGTCAGAGGAAGATAGATACACTGGcttttaaagcagcatttctcaGCCTATTTTTGGTGCATAAAGTATGCAGGTGCCAGAAACTCTTAGAGTAACTTGTATGGGCAGTCCAATGTGGCAGACTGGGGAAACACAGCTTGCTGGGTCTGAGCACCCACACCATCACACCCCATGCACAAAAAGACAGTTGCAAAGCTTGCTACAATTTCAGAAACCTACTAtttcaaatacacagaaaaaccATTTGATGCACTTCAGACTGTTTAGGACAGGAAATCTCCTCTAAGTTCGTATGTCACTGCATCAGTCAAGTGGAAAATTGCAACAGGGAGTCAAACTTCAGGGCTTATTTCATTGGTTACATAAAAAAGGAAGCACATTTTGGTTAAAATCCAAGCTGTAAGAGAACATGCATAttcattttcaggtttttacaGTGCAgttaagaaagcaaaagcaccttttctgtgcagtctctgaaaacttcagtgttttgttgCGATACAGTTTTAAGCAGTTCCACAGGTGAGAAAACACACCATCTTCCAATACCAGTTTATGGAGAAAACAGACAAATTTAGGAAATCAGCTAGGTAACAAAGAGTCCTTTGAATTACTACCGGAACAAGCTTCTGGCTTGCATTAGGGTTTGGAAAAGATAGGGCAGTATTTCTGTACTGCTTAAAACCTTCCATGTTAAGGCCTAGTTTCAGTTTCCAAGCATTGACActgatcctgctgctctgctacTGCATAATGGACCGAAGACGGATGGACTTCAGTTGAACAGATTGTGCAATTAAGTAGGGATCCTCCTAATATAAGACAAAATCCAGCAAGCCAGCCAACAAACAATGcttccccaaaatcccacctggGAACAATATCTGGTATATTCTCATCCCAAAATTCCTGGACTGTGGAATGGGCAACCCAGGAAACTGGGACAATAGCTGTAATCCCTGATATCCAGAAGAGCATTCCTCCAAACAGCAACAACCGtttcttttgttcctgttgTCTTTCACCAATTTTCAAACAGTCCAACCCAAATCCTGAGAGCAAGAGGCCCAAAATCCCTGATCCAttggaaaaaaacatcaaaatccTAGAAATCCTGAGCTCTGGAGGCAAGGCTAGGAAAGAATCGAAGTCCTTGCATTGCATTCCACCTTCTTCCTGTACAACACAAGCTTGCCAGAGTCCCATAGTCCAGATCTCCAGTTCATTTAGTTCCAAGTTAAGATTTTTCCACTGGGGTAGATAGGTGGTGAGACAGGACAGGACCCATCCCAACAGAGAGACCAAAATGCCACTTAATTGCATCACTGGTTGATAGACTAAGGCCATTCTAAGAGCAGAGTTCTGAAAGCTTGAGGAGAAAGGTTTCCCCAGCAGTTCTGTACCAACTGCTACCTTGAGTGATGGTGGAAGCTGTGATGATTTTAGGTCTCTGCTGCCCCAAATATAAGCCCTTGCTATTAACCCTTTGCAAGCtctgaaacacttttttgttcttcacaAATATAAAGTTTCACATAAAGGACGAAGGACTTCACTAAACCATGAGTTAGGTTTTCCGATAAGGATTTGATCTGTTACCTTCCAATTTGCTTGGTAAAATTATATCCCAATGCCTGATGATTACAAGCCTGAGGATGAACAAAGAGGGCTCTATGACCCCTCACCctaaaacacaacagaaatctTTGTGCTTCAATACGGATTAATTAGATTTTAAGTGGTGATaaaaaggcagctctgtgtgcaaCAGGACTTCATTGTAATAGCTAAATTTGAGATTTCAGGGATGTAAATCAAGGCCTTGTAAAGAAAGGTAGACTGTTTGCCTATAATCTTTATTCTTAGACTTCCTCAACATACATAATGGCTTATCTTCCACTGCCCTGTTTTATGTCCCCAGCACTGTAAAAGACGCTTTGTAAAAGATCCTTATGCTTCACATTATCTacattcatttcttttaaagtggGCTTTGTTTTGACTGACTCTTAAGGGGAAAAGGAGACGGGTATGGTGAAAGTACCGTAGGAAATGAAATCCTAGACATCCCCTCCACCATAATGAACCCGGGCAGATCATCAGCCAGCGTAAACTTTACCTGCCCCAGGACTTCAGCAACACCACGGTAGCAGCTTACACCAGCTCAGTGTCCCCTTTCCCAAAGCCCATGTCCCAGATGGCACACAGTGTATTCACTTAGTAACTAACAACATTTGGCACTCAATGCTCCCTGGGCCAGGAATGCCTAGTACACCTTTCTGATCAAAGCAAGATACCATTATGCCATTACCCCATTAGGAAACcctgctttttcctgctctcatGTCAGCTAACCTTGTGCTTGTCCACAGGGTCAGAAGGAGAACATCTGTTTGCTGTTTCCCTTCCCACATGTAACAGCACAGCCTgtctgggaaggagctgagcagcATGAACACATCCACATGAGTATGACCCAGAGATGTTTTCCAGTAATTTCCTAGATGTGATAATGTATTTATCGGTATATTTTAATTCTCAGTTGTTCAAAATGGATTATGTGATGGGAAAACATAACATTGCTTTTGAAGGTTTCCAAAGTCCTGAAGGATATCATTAAGAACTGTCACCGTGAGATGAtctcttcttcctcatttttataCAGAGTCTTAATTTCAAACCCTTGGTTTTCTCCTGTCACAAGCTGTGAAGAACCAATACAAAAACCCCAGAAAGATGATCTATCTCCCTTTTTCTTGTGTACCAACCCATTAATTCGACAGTTTATACTTGATCAAAAAATTACCATGCACAAGACCAGAAATCACTGAGGGTATAACTGACAACACTGGGAACAAATTGTCACAAGCAAGCCTGTAACATTGGCCATCCActaggcaaaagaaaaatgagacagaTCAATCCCGtgttcattcattcattctccAGACTGTATTTTCATATTCGGCAGTGTCGtttctctcccctttct
This window of the Corvus cornix cornix isolate S_Up_H32 chromosome 4, ASM73873v5, whole genome shotgun sequence genome carries:
- the LOC104690566 gene encoding claudin-22-like, whose product is MALVYQPVMQLSGILVSLLGWVLSCLTTYLPQWKNLNLELNELEIWTMGLWQACVVQEEGGMQCKDFDSFLALPPELRISRILMFFSNGSGILGLLLSGFGLDCLKIGERQQEQKKRLLLFGGMLFWISGITAIVPVSWVAHSTVQEFWDENIPDIVPRWDFGEALFVGWLAGFCLILGGSLLNCTICSTEVHPSSVHYAVAEQQDQCQCLETETRP